One window of Paroedura picta isolate Pp20150507F chromosome 2, Ppicta_v3.0, whole genome shotgun sequence genomic DNA carries:
- the LOC143829073 gene encoding uncharacterized protein LOC143829073, with protein MIRCTLHLAPPFCSATSESTMESSSQASSVPATGRGPTWRDAEIRDLIAIFSEEKIQDAFQSSHRNREVFEQVAIKMRALGHNRTGLECRSKTKTMRAEYMRAVNHNKGSGNEKVTCPYFEEQRQLYGDGEGAGRPKRVGRSLKVVQKPAAPVEEPPAEEDPGEGTSSSFRPPPPVQQRPAELVTVDLMAIAPGEPEEVPEQTPLASETQMPGTVVLESPAAVAEDSDSGASTNVDFIPGTQEEEERGVAGPPALRRRIQIQDEVLSEDDEPAGSPPRGALPAEERLARERGRLRRVSVLTSVGERILEHCQEESRRAAAADQAMLSLVAQEGKKFRAILRDSNNSLRESVEEVRMIRRLMERAVAVMEAAPPPQITVNAPPQPTPPPPPPAPTPPPPPPPAPTPPTPSQNAATQTRRRTVLGKRVVKPADKFSPS; from the exons atgatccgttgcaccctgcacctcgcaccaccattttgctcagctactagcgaaagcaccatggaatcctcttctcaagcctcgtccgtccctgcaaccggccgtggcccaacttggagggacgcggagatcagggacctgatcgcgattttctcggaggagaaaatccaggacgccttccagtcctctcacaggaatagggaggtcttcgagcaagtggccataaagatgcgtgccctgggccacaacaggaccggccttgaatgccggtcgaagaccaaaacgatgcgggcggagtacatgagagccgtgaaccataacaagggttccggcaacgaaaaggtgacctgcccctacttcgaggagcagcgccagctgtacggagacggggaaggagccggcaggccgaagcgcgtcgggaggagccttaaggtggttcagaagccggctgccccggtcgaggaaccacccgctgaggaggatcccggcgagggcacctcgtccagctttcggcctccaccccccgtccagcaacgaccagcggaattggtcacggtggacctgatggccatcgctcctggggagccggaggaggttcctgagcaaacgccccttgcctccg agacacagatgcctgggacggtggtcctagagtcccctgcagcagtagcagaggacagtgattctggggcgtccacaaatgttg attttatacccgggacacaggaggaggaggagcgtggggtggctggacctcctgccctgcgcaggaggatacagatacaagatg aggtcctttctgaagacgacgagccagctggctcaccacccaggggcgctctcccggctgaggagaggctggccagggaacgcggcaggctgcggcgcgtctccgtcctgactagtgtgggagaaaggatcctggagcactgccaggaggagtccaggcgtgcagctgctgcagaccaggcgatgctctccctcgtggcccaggagggcaaaaaattccgtgccatccttagagattcgaacaactcactacgcgaaagcgtggaggaagttcgaatgataaggaggctgatggagagggcggtcgcggttatggaggcggccccccctcctcagattacagtgaacgcccccccccaacccacaccccccccaccacctccagcacccaccccaccccccccaccacctccagcacccaccccacccaccccctctcagaatgccgcgacccaaacgagaaggaggactgttctcgggaagagagtcgttaaacccgcggacaagttctccccctcctag